A single genomic interval of Mycolicibacterium alvei harbors:
- a CDS encoding helix-turn-helix domain-containing protein has product MSDDRVRVGATLKALRAAQGWTTEKFSEALGIARPTLANIEGGRKRLTPDKALRAAEILNVPLAAIVSPAVSDPVAAAHSAVAGDDDCDVIDLGDAGTIEITLRLRLLQMDQRDVNAVLEKVSELRNLGARIAAGSTDRPAVAE; this is encoded by the coding sequence GTGAGTGATGATCGAGTTCGTGTCGGGGCCACCCTCAAGGCGCTGCGCGCGGCGCAGGGCTGGACAACCGAAAAGTTCAGTGAGGCTTTGGGTATCGCCCGGCCAACCTTGGCCAACATCGAAGGTGGCCGCAAACGTCTCACACCAGACAAAGCCTTGCGCGCCGCAGAGATTCTGAACGTTCCCCTGGCCGCCATCGTCTCTCCGGCGGTGTCAGATCCCGTTGCCGCGGCTCATTCTGCTGTAGCTGGTGACGACGATTGCGACGTCATCGACCTCGGTGACGCGGGGACGATTGAGATCACCTTGAGGCTTCGTCTGCTGCAGATGGACCAGCGCGACGTGAACGCGGTCCTCGAAAAGGTGTCAGAGTTGCGGAATCTCGGTGCGCGGATCGCTGCAGGTTCGACCGACAGGCCGGCTGTCGCCGAATGA
- a CDS encoding Fis family transcriptional regulator, which translates to MSNEPSIRAAGARDAESFAAGMAEHSLGLAVDVWLKRVAGRQVTPLQRARLIKAVQRGRAPETKDVQLLHAALLRQAGFEYVDAGAAAVDAGATYVEVGEALGISQQAANKQIAPYRRREA; encoded by the coding sequence GTGAGCAACGAGCCGTCGATTCGGGCTGCGGGCGCCCGTGATGCCGAGTCGTTCGCTGCGGGGATGGCCGAGCACTCGCTGGGACTTGCCGTGGATGTCTGGTTGAAGCGGGTTGCGGGTCGCCAGGTGACACCGCTGCAGCGGGCCCGGTTGATCAAGGCGGTGCAGCGGGGCCGGGCTCCGGAGACCAAGGATGTTCAGCTGCTGCACGCGGCTCTGCTGCGGCAGGCCGGGTTTGAGTACGTCGATGCCGGCGCGGCCGCGGTCGATGCCGGCGCGACCTATGTCGAGGTCGGTGAGGCGTTGGGGATTTCGCAGCAGGCGGCCAACAAGCAGATCGCGCCGTATCGGCGGCGCGAAGCATAA
- a CDS encoding tetratricopeptide repeat protein has product MTDPVGAERPDQAVAPTHETVDTERVTELRTLRAHVDALAAAGDLAGATSSGAELLGALKDALGPHHPDTLNMAVMLAQWTFGNGYIDIACEQLQRLIPLLQEALGPTHPDTLMARHTLACHPDASVDPAATLITWVQLFADEHSSLGPDHAYTLSARYNVAIARRRLGDLAGAIDEASQILTTRQRVQGSLHPEVLVARIGLAVWRGDLGHTADAVNEAATVLPLLRSTFGADHEHTLAARFVCAKWNPADHRDVDALADCEVLVEDQTRTLGAEHPMTVAGREMLLQRQVGWQHWLDEYHGLARAIYDDEGGTDSGQWAEDQAAQRRREATSLLDHIIAIKRRISEHTRTFGTESHQVLTSRYHLAHALWAAKEFTAAREHTQRLVTDCVRFLGDDHPLTALARAALSAGDGLDRHV; this is encoded by the coding sequence ATGACCGACCCCGTTGGCGCCGAGCGTCCTGACCAGGCCGTCGCGCCAACGCACGAAACTGTCGACACAGAGCGGGTCACCGAACTTCGCACGTTGCGTGCACATGTCGACGCGCTCGCCGCGGCCGGCGACCTTGCCGGGGCCACCAGCTCGGGCGCCGAGCTGCTGGGCGCGCTCAAGGATGCACTCGGGCCGCATCATCCCGACACCTTGAACATGGCAGTGATGCTGGCCCAGTGGACTTTCGGCAACGGCTACATCGATATCGCCTGCGAGCAGCTGCAACGGCTCATCCCGCTCTTGCAGGAAGCGCTGGGACCGACCCATCCCGACACCCTCATGGCACGCCATACCCTGGCATGCCATCCCGATGCCTCCGTTGACCCGGCAGCCACCCTCATCACTTGGGTACAGCTGTTCGCCGATGAGCACAGCAGCCTCGGTCCCGATCATGCCTACACCCTGTCGGCGCGCTACAACGTGGCTATCGCGCGTCGCCGCCTCGGCGACCTTGCGGGCGCGATCGACGAAGCCAGCCAAATCCTGACCACTCGCCAACGTGTTCAGGGCTCCCTGCACCCCGAGGTCCTCGTTGCGCGGATCGGACTAGCCGTCTGGCGCGGTGATCTCGGGCATACAGCCGACGCGGTCAACGAGGCTGCCACGGTACTTCCTTTGCTTCGCAGCACATTTGGTGCAGACCACGAGCACACGTTGGCCGCACGATTCGTGTGCGCGAAGTGGAACCCAGCCGATCACCGCGATGTCGACGCCCTGGCTGATTGCGAAGTGCTCGTCGAAGACCAAACGCGGACCCTAGGTGCCGAGCATCCGATGACCGTGGCTGGTCGAGAAATGCTGTTGCAGCGCCAGGTCGGGTGGCAGCACTGGCTCGACGAGTATCACGGTCTCGCGCGGGCGATTTATGACGATGAAGGCGGCACCGACAGCGGCCAATGGGCGGAGGACCAGGCCGCGCAGCGGCGCCGTGAGGCGACATCGTTGCTCGATCACATCATTGCCATCAAACGCAGGATCAGTGAGCACACACGGACTTTCGGCACCGAGAGCCATCAAGTCCTCACGTCGCGTTATCACCTTGCACATGCGTTGTGGGCCGCCAAAGAGTTCACCGCCGCACGCGAACACACCCAGCGCCTGGTCACTGACTGCGTCCGCTTCCTGGGCGACGACCATCCGTTGACCGCCCTGGCGCGCGCAGCGCTGTCCGCAGGAGACGGGCTCGACCGCCACGTCTAG
- a CDS encoding DUF4262 domain-containing protein, producing MSQDDGVDVKAFIAHTVQRLRFEIAENGWTTVAVLPTAADPDVRYVYTVGLTTIGQPELAIYGVPASVAKQLLDTLARRLIDRGAGPAPGERFPEVVGGGLELAAMPMTDSRDLLLVNCLYAQWSAVQIVWPDAAGRLPWEPGCALSSAAQPLRGTAPAKT from the coding sequence ATGTCACAAGACGACGGCGTTGATGTGAAAGCGTTCATAGCTCACACGGTCCAGCGATTGCGTTTCGAGATCGCTGAGAACGGGTGGACAACCGTAGCCGTGCTCCCCACCGCAGCGGACCCTGACGTGCGGTACGTCTACACGGTGGGACTGACCACGATCGGGCAGCCCGAGCTGGCGATCTACGGAGTGCCCGCCAGCGTGGCGAAGCAGCTCCTCGACACCCTGGCCCGACGCCTCATCGACCGTGGAGCTGGACCCGCACCCGGCGAACGCTTCCCCGAGGTTGTCGGCGGCGGGCTGGAACTGGCCGCAATGCCCATGACCGACAGCCGCGACCTACTCCTGGTCAACTGCCTCTATGCCCAGTGGAGCGCGGTGCAGATCGTGTGGCCCGACGCGGCGGGCAGGCTGCCCTGGGAACCAGGGTGCGCACTGAGCTCTGCTGCTCAACCCTTGCGTGGTACTGCTCCGGCGAAGACCTGA
- a CDS encoding alpha/beta fold hydrolase translates to MRTNSLPADDKGCVERTVITDDGVRLAVADYHAGGQASCTVVLLHGLCLRKESWTLPLDDLRECWGEEIRIVTYDHRGHGNSGDAHTSTYHPEQLARDLAAVIRTLHIESPVVLAGHSMGGMAALEYVALPAEQRPVDPDGLVLVATAAGRLAERGLGRLLGSSALGVLVELVERMPHQAAERVARAIVGPACAMLARHHGHSTRSWEALTAVTADAVRSARIRTAVGFLVGLKHFDQYRVLKQIAAATVIISGGTDMLTPVSHAQDLATAIPGAAHVHHPTAGHMLLSEVPRSVTASINRVIARTGSGVKSSTTVAIAAS, encoded by the coding sequence ATGCGCACAAATTCACTTCCAGCCGACGACAAAGGCTGCGTGGAGCGCACGGTGATCACCGATGATGGTGTGCGCCTGGCGGTGGCCGACTACCACGCCGGCGGACAAGCCAGCTGCACCGTAGTGCTGCTGCACGGGCTGTGTCTGCGCAAGGAGTCGTGGACCCTTCCACTCGACGATCTCAGGGAGTGCTGGGGCGAGGAGATCCGGATCGTCACCTACGACCACCGCGGCCACGGCAACTCCGGAGACGCCCACACCAGCACCTACCATCCCGAGCAGCTGGCCCGCGACCTGGCCGCCGTAATCCGAACCCTGCACATCGAATCGCCGGTTGTGCTGGCGGGCCATTCGATGGGCGGCATGGCGGCCCTGGAGTACGTCGCGCTGCCCGCCGAGCAACGACCGGTGGATCCGGACGGACTAGTGCTGGTGGCCACGGCCGCTGGCCGCCTGGCAGAGCGTGGGCTTGGCCGCTTGCTCGGATCCTCGGCTCTCGGCGTGCTGGTCGAACTCGTCGAGCGAATGCCCCACCAAGCCGCCGAACGTGTAGCCCGCGCGATCGTGGGACCTGCCTGTGCGATGTTGGCTCGCCATCACGGGCACAGCACCAGAAGCTGGGAAGCGTTGACCGCAGTCACCGCCGATGCCGTCCGATCCGCCCGGATCAGGACCGCAGTCGGGTTCCTGGTGGGACTCAAGCACTTTGACCAGTACCGAGTTCTGAAACAGATCGCAGCCGCCACCGTCATCATCAGCGGCGGAACCGACATGCTCACGCCCGTTTCGCACGCCCAAGACCTCGCCACCGCCATTCCCGGTGCGGCTCACGTCCACCACCCCACGGCCGGACACATGCTCCTGTCGGAGGTCCCGCGCTCGGTGACCGCGTCGATCAACCGTGTGATCGCCCGCACCGGATCCGGCGTCAAATCGTCCACCACCGTGGCGATCGCTGCGAGCTGA
- a CDS encoding DUF6884 domain-containing protein — MAIHAHKTVEQVALAHGWRRYPSDRSENVWARGVSRMHLGYSPTGRALQVGLFFPEGCGTGYGNDPTPAHSAGGWGRSRLDDVLGWLATEPRWARRLVVIPCAARKLDRAHHVRKLYDSDHFRLAVRAAEVRAAELGAQALLLSAKHGLLTLDDYIDPYDVTMGQSGAVDGMWVAGQLQMLGAERIEAVVPQRYLAVLREGVELLGAEGRDVELVDRFAGARGIGDQRAVLSRMVRGV, encoded by the coding sequence ATGGCTATTCATGCACATAAGACCGTTGAGCAGGTGGCGCTGGCTCATGGTTGGCGGCGGTACCCGAGCGACCGTTCGGAGAACGTGTGGGCGCGGGGTGTGTCTCGGATGCACCTGGGCTACAGCCCGACGGGGCGCGCGCTGCAGGTGGGGTTGTTCTTCCCGGAGGGTTGCGGCACTGGCTATGGCAACGATCCGACCCCGGCCCACAGCGCTGGCGGCTGGGGTCGATCGCGACTCGATGATGTGCTTGGCTGGCTGGCCACTGAGCCGCGGTGGGCCCGGCGGCTGGTGGTGATCCCCTGTGCTGCGCGAAAGTTGGACCGTGCTCACCATGTTCGCAAGCTGTATGACAGTGATCATTTTCGGTTGGCGGTGCGCGCGGCGGAGGTTCGGGCAGCCGAGCTGGGCGCACAGGCGCTGTTGCTGTCTGCGAAGCACGGGTTGTTGACGTTGGACGACTACATCGACCCGTACGACGTCACGATGGGCCAATCGGGCGCTGTGGATGGCATGTGGGTGGCCGGGCAGCTGCAGATGCTGGGTGCTGAGCGCATCGAGGCGGTGGTTCCGCAGCGCTATCTGGCGGTGCTGCGTGAGGGCGTGGAACTGCTCGGCGCCGAGGGTCGTGACGTCGAGCTGGTGGATCGGTTCGCCGGTGCGCGTGGGATCGGGGATCAGCGTGCGGTGTTGTCGAGGATGGTCCGTGGGGTGTAG
- a CDS encoding HNH endonuclease family protein, translated as MGRGRLRWSLAAIGAAAIAAGVYAPGVVQRSTGGPTAVAVADAGQIGALLDQVQVVPTIADVPGYDRSCKKGHQCVFGPAWNDPDSRTGCDTRQTMLREALTDVVFKPGTRNCKVLSGTLQSDPYTGQTIQYTNTQASVLQVDHLYPLARAWDSGAWAWDLKQRQRFANDHDNLLVVSGKANMSKSDGGLDEWLPENVGFVCTYIGRVLGVAVKYALPITQAEKATATRSCLNTA; from the coding sequence ATGGGCAGGGGACGGTTGCGTTGGTCGCTGGCCGCGATCGGCGCGGCGGCGATCGCCGCTGGTGTGTATGCGCCCGGTGTAGTGCAGCGTTCTACCGGCGGGCCCACCGCGGTGGCCGTCGCCGATGCTGGGCAGATCGGAGCGCTGCTTGACCAAGTCCAGGTGGTGCCCACCATCGCAGACGTTCCCGGATATGACCGGAGCTGCAAGAAGGGCCACCAATGCGTCTTCGGCCCAGCCTGGAACGACCCGGACAGTCGGACGGGTTGCGATACACGGCAAACGATGCTGCGTGAGGCGTTGACCGACGTGGTATTCAAGCCCGGGACGCGCAATTGCAAGGTTCTCTCAGGAACTCTGCAGTCCGATCCCTATACCGGCCAAACCATTCAGTACACCAACACGCAAGCCAGCGTGCTGCAGGTCGACCATCTGTATCCCCTTGCCAGGGCTTGGGATTCGGGGGCGTGGGCGTGGGATCTCAAGCAGCGGCAGCGTTTTGCCAACGACCACGACAACCTCCTTGTTGTGTCCGGTAAGGCTAATATGTCGAAATCCGATGGTGGACTGGATGAATGGCTTCCTGAGAACGTCGGTTTCGTTTGCACCTATATCGGCCGGGTCTTGGGCGTGGCAGTCAAATACGCGCTACCGATCACCCAGGCCGAAAAGGCTACCGCCACACGTTCGTGTCTGAATACGGCCTAG
- a CDS encoding cytochrome C oxidase subunit IV family protein, translating into MTRPASFGPLPPGQIWPGDPAAAWASAARTPLQRRRPLPALATAKDFERSMAHPDENRIFAMIMGVVFVALLALTIVAFLVGGIPFPYSLVIAVIGAVALVLFPKIVYRTTWNRLHTRAMAGAMLCDVYPSTLPLPGTGGAAILLDTRMPDQLAAHIHNAFVIWAERVASDPAAVAHIADMFGTDLVRGAEELFGPQARGAFVAADRDASAGAWRLMLPEAAPADPHHPYRNGTLVTVNGPK; encoded by the coding sequence ATGACGCGACCCGCATCCTTTGGCCCTTTGCCCCCGGGACAGATCTGGCCGGGCGATCCGGCTGCGGCGTGGGCCAGTGCTGCGCGGACCCCGTTGCAGCGGCGACGCCCGCTGCCCGCGTTGGCCACGGCCAAAGATTTCGAACGGTCGATGGCCCACCCCGATGAGAATCGGATCTTCGCAATGATCATGGGGGTCGTCTTCGTGGCCTTGCTGGCTTTGACGATCGTCGCCTTTCTCGTCGGCGGGATCCCATTCCCCTACTCGCTGGTTATTGCGGTGATAGGGGCGGTGGCGCTGGTGCTGTTCCCGAAGATCGTGTATCGCACCACCTGGAATCGTCTGCACACCCGCGCAATGGCCGGGGCGATGCTGTGCGATGTGTACCCGTCGACGCTGCCGCTGCCAGGCACCGGTGGTGCTGCGATTCTGCTCGACACCCGTATGCCCGACCAGTTGGCCGCGCATATCCACAATGCGTTTGTGATCTGGGCCGAGAGGGTGGCCTCGGATCCAGCTGCGGTCGCCCATATCGCGGACATGTTCGGCACTGACCTCGTCCGCGGGGCCGAAGAGCTGTTCGGGCCCCAGGCGCGCGGCGCCTTTGTTGCCGCCGATCGTGACGCTAGCGCCGGGGCCTGGCGGCTGATGTTGCCCGAGGCTGCACCCGCCGATCCTCACCATCCGTACCGCAATGGGACGCTCGTAACGGTCAACGGCCCCAAGTAG
- a CDS encoding ASCH domain-containing protein encodes MNHTRRASSNEESQADATALRCITIQQPWAWAIFHGKTVVNRTQQWSYRGPIGIHAGNRWSDRGGACELVDQAWNDATTGCTTAEYSHTSRIWTARGEIIGVADLVDVHPEIGNCCQPWGESAQVAHGGRRRRRITHLVLENARSLPEPIPCRGALGLWIPPADIIERLRVATTTNQPAVNHQ; translated from the coding sequence ATGAACCACACGCGGCGGGCATCGAGCAATGAAGAGTCACAAGCCGACGCAACAGCGCTGCGCTGCATAACAATTCAGCAGCCCTGGGCATGGGCGATCTTCCACGGCAAAACCGTCGTGAATCGGACTCAGCAGTGGTCTTACCGAGGACCAATCGGAATCCATGCCGGCAACCGCTGGTCCGACCGCGGCGGAGCCTGCGAACTCGTCGACCAAGCATGGAACGACGCCACCACCGGATGCACCACCGCCGAATACAGCCACACCTCACGCATCTGGACCGCACGCGGCGAAATCATCGGCGTCGCCGACCTCGTCGACGTGCACCCCGAAATCGGAAACTGCTGCCAACCTTGGGGCGAATCCGCCCAAGTCGCGCACGGCGGCCGCCGCCGCCGGCGGATCACCCACCTCGTCCTGGAAAACGCGCGCTCACTGCCCGAACCAATCCCATGCCGAGGCGCACTAGGCCTGTGGATCCCACCGGCCGACATCATCGAACGCCTCCGAGTCGCCACGACGACAAACCAGCCAGCAGTCAATCACCAGTAG
- a CDS encoding histone-like nucleoid-structuring protein Lsr2, which produces MGKIVTIEYVDDLDEVSIDAEAVDTVDFSFRGQDYTLVLTKKNGAQFNKDMARYIAAAKNAQARDAKAARKTARPGPRKSTKKELSAKKQLEPLKASSRKTATRKTATAKATGPERARAIREWATANGHTVSRRGRMPAAVIDAYDAAH; this is translated from the coding sequence GTGGGAAAGATAGTCACCATCGAATACGTCGACGATCTCGACGAGGTATCCATTGATGCCGAAGCCGTTGACACAGTTGACTTCTCGTTCCGCGGCCAAGACTACACACTCGTCCTCACGAAAAAGAACGGCGCCCAGTTCAACAAGGACATGGCCCGATACATCGCCGCCGCCAAGAACGCCCAAGCACGCGACGCCAAAGCCGCACGGAAAACAGCTCGCCCCGGGCCCCGAAAGTCGACCAAGAAAGAACTGTCGGCCAAGAAACAACTTGAGCCTCTCAAAGCCTCCTCACGCAAAACCGCCACCCGCAAAACCGCCACCGCGAAGGCAACGGGCCCCGAACGCGCCCGCGCGATCCGCGAATGGGCAACCGCCAACGGCCATACTGTCTCCCGGCGCGGCCGGATGCCCGCTGCAGTCATAGACGCCTACGATGCAGCACACTGA
- a CDS encoding nucleotidyl transferase AbiEii/AbiGii toxin family protein — translation MCRSADQPGGPRRCPSDARDNYERARSERDRLAARAGELTSQLDANRTYSSARAFRSALNDRIRLASQQSGLQHNDIARRFVLQQFLSRVFADERPGWMLTGGTALQIRSPEARSTTDVDIAAGIEARDLLAVLTEATERRGGEHGEFDITLNPALGPGTFTGTIVYGLEGRRFAAAKIDIATGHYIPFPAEPLTAAPVVDIDDVHPLPAVPVYPVAAHLADKVAAMYEIHGNGNVASSRPHDLADIVILARCTAVDAGELRRALDLQQQRRGVTIPRHLVLPDASWHQAYPPRVKGTPLPAELHTANGALAEANRFLGPVLFGTVDHHRWDPDRQTWAARDDKDRVRGTHRGSAQ, via the coding sequence ATGTGTCGCTCGGCAGACCAGCCAGGTGGACCCCGGCGGTGCCCGTCGGACGCGCGCGACAACTACGAACGCGCACGCTCCGAGCGTGACCGCCTGGCCGCGCGGGCCGGCGAACTCACCTCACAACTGGACGCCAACCGCACCTACAGCTCAGCGCGGGCCTTTCGCAGTGCACTCAACGATCGGATCCGCCTCGCCTCGCAACAGAGCGGGCTGCAGCACAACGACATCGCGAGACGCTTTGTCCTGCAACAATTCCTGTCACGGGTTTTCGCTGACGAGCGACCGGGTTGGATGCTGACAGGCGGCACCGCTCTGCAAATCCGCTCGCCAGAGGCACGCTCAACGACAGACGTCGACATCGCCGCAGGAATAGAGGCACGAGACCTACTTGCGGTCCTGACCGAAGCCACCGAACGCCGCGGCGGCGAGCACGGCGAATTCGATATCACCTTGAATCCTGCCCTGGGCCCGGGAACGTTCACCGGCACCATCGTCTACGGGCTCGAAGGGCGACGGTTCGCCGCCGCGAAAATCGACATCGCCACCGGACACTACATCCCCTTTCCGGCCGAACCGCTCACCGCGGCCCCAGTGGTCGACATCGACGACGTCCACCCGCTGCCGGCCGTCCCGGTGTACCCCGTGGCCGCGCACCTCGCCGACAAAGTCGCGGCAATGTACGAAATCCACGGGAACGGAAACGTCGCGTCCAGTCGACCACACGACCTGGCCGACATCGTCATCCTGGCCCGGTGCACTGCAGTCGACGCCGGGGAACTGCGCCGCGCGCTCGACCTGCAACAACAGCGGCGCGGGGTGACGATTCCACGGCACCTCGTACTGCCTGATGCGAGCTGGCACCAGGCCTACCCGCCACGGGTGAAGGGCACCCCGCTGCCGGCCGAGCTTCACACCGCCAATGGTGCGCTCGCAGAAGCCAACCGATTCCTTGGTCCGGTGCTGTTCGGAACGGTAGACCATCACCGCTGGGACCCAGATCGCCAAACCTGGGCCGCCCGCGACGACAAGGACCGAGTGCGCGGGACTCATCGTGGATCCGCACAGTGA
- a CDS encoding DUF6166 domain-containing protein — MVDLVYRGYGLESAAGPRLVTIEDDSGCIAPLPHHPLHGEDGFSWGYGGSGPADLARSLIIHALGNSALCTTCRGTAVILHAKVIADQPEPTPCTRCHHGYTVSMDLYQQFKADVIAHLPLTGWTLSHDAVMRWLSQQAGPLGAFDDLTA; from the coding sequence ATGGTCGATTTGGTCTATCGCGGATACGGTCTGGAAAGCGCTGCGGGACCTCGCCTTGTCACGATCGAGGACGATTCGGGCTGCATCGCTCCACTTCCCCACCATCCATTGCACGGTGAAGACGGATTCTCCTGGGGGTACGGCGGCAGTGGACCCGCCGATCTGGCACGATCGCTCATCATCCACGCTCTGGGGAACTCGGCACTGTGCACGACATGCCGCGGCACCGCGGTGATCCTGCACGCCAAGGTGATCGCCGATCAACCAGAACCCACACCGTGCACACGGTGCCACCACGGCTACACGGTCAGCATGGACCTCTACCAGCAGTTCAAAGCAGACGTCATCGCGCATCTACCCCTGACCGGATGGACTCTCAGCCACGACGCGGTCATGCGGTGGCTTTCCCAGCAGGCCGGCCCGCTAGGTGCGTTCGATGACCTCACCGCCTAG
- a CDS encoding type IV toxin-antitoxin system AbiEi family antitoxin domain-containing protein: MTQLVLRRAVWRPLPPHRRRYYPCMAAGNAPWRRLRAIAADQFGLFTAAQARNLGVTSAALHRGAQKGELWRAHDGVYAFTDAAADKHPYEDWAAQWLALRPAADIAVRRADPDSVLSHETAAVIRELGTVVSAGMHLSAPRRVSVRSSTVHTYVRAIGQRGVDWDLVDGLPVSTAPRIIADLALAGIDGSHLGTVIADAVAQNLVTREQVGYLLNPYADRYGARNGTELAILFAEAAGRRLG; the protein is encoded by the coding sequence ATGACCCAGCTAGTGCTGCGGCGCGCAGTGTGGCGGCCCCTGCCGCCACACCGGCGCCGCTACTATCCGTGCATGGCCGCGGGCAACGCGCCCTGGCGTCGGCTGCGAGCGATCGCCGCCGACCAGTTCGGGCTGTTCACCGCTGCACAAGCCCGAAACCTGGGTGTGACCTCGGCGGCACTGCACCGCGGCGCCCAGAAAGGCGAATTGTGGCGGGCCCATGACGGCGTCTACGCGTTCACCGACGCGGCCGCCGACAAGCACCCCTACGAGGACTGGGCAGCGCAGTGGCTGGCACTGCGCCCCGCGGCCGACATCGCAGTGCGACGGGCCGATCCGGATTCTGTGCTCAGCCACGAAACAGCGGCAGTGATCCGCGAGCTGGGCACCGTGGTCAGTGCCGGTATGCACCTGAGTGCCCCGCGGCGCGTCTCGGTGCGCTCCTCGACCGTGCACACCTACGTGCGCGCTATCGGGCAGCGAGGCGTGGATTGGGACCTTGTTGACGGGCTGCCAGTGAGCACCGCGCCCCGCATCATTGCCGACCTTGCTCTCGCGGGAATCGATGGATCACACCTGGGAACGGTGATCGCCGACGCGGTAGCACAGAACCTGGTAACCAGGGAACAAGTCGGATACCTGCTGAACCCATATGCCGACCGATACGGCGCGCGCAACGGCACCGAGCTGGCGATCCTGTTCGCCGAGGCCGCCGGCCGCCGGCTCGGATAG
- the ligD gene encoding non-homologous end-joining DNA ligase, whose amino-acid sequence MARTVNRSQRRAPAPMLAVLGSPPHDDTGWAVEWKFDGQRATVVVDGSDVAVFSRSGADVTRAFPELSRVATAVDHRRVVLDGEIIAPARDGLPSFSRLQQRWPQNRRPTPELLREVPVQLVAFDVLALDGLDMRAALYVERRAVLDTLAPADGHRAVLAVPKSWTGISPADMLEIAASHRMEGIVAKRLDSPYRSGRSPLWVKCPVRSTAEVAIVGYWPASAPVASPSIGALLLGGRDEAGELVVVGKVGTGFSSSARRHLYELLHTIERPDPAVDRGFYEASGLRWVEPLYVGEVAYREYTPGGGLRHASWKGLRAAVSLSDVQLPA is encoded by the coding sequence GTGGCCAGAACCGTCAACCGCAGCCAGCGCCGGGCTCCTGCGCCGATGCTGGCTGTCCTCGGTTCGCCGCCTCACGACGACACTGGTTGGGCGGTCGAGTGGAAGTTCGACGGCCAGCGCGCGACTGTCGTTGTCGACGGCTCCGATGTCGCGGTCTTCTCCCGATCTGGCGCAGATGTGACTCGCGCGTTCCCTGAGCTTTCAAGGGTGGCGACCGCGGTGGACCACCGCCGTGTGGTTCTCGACGGTGAGATCATCGCGCCTGCTCGTGACGGTCTGCCCTCGTTCTCGCGGCTGCAGCAGCGATGGCCTCAGAACCGTCGGCCGACACCCGAGTTGCTGCGGGAGGTGCCGGTGCAGCTGGTGGCTTTCGATGTGCTCGCTCTGGATGGTCTCGATATGAGAGCGGCCCTCTACGTGGAGCGCCGCGCCGTGCTCGACACGTTGGCGCCAGCCGATGGGCACAGAGCTGTCCTGGCGGTGCCCAAGTCATGGACCGGGATCTCACCTGCCGACATGCTCGAGATCGCCGCTTCCCATCGGATGGAGGGGATTGTCGCCAAGCGCCTGGACTCGCCGTACCGGTCTGGCAGGTCACCGTTGTGGGTGAAGTGCCCGGTTCGTTCCACAGCCGAGGTCGCGATAGTCGGATACTGGCCGGCTTCGGCTCCGGTGGCCTCGCCAAGCATTGGTGCCCTATTGCTTGGAGGTCGCGATGAGGCCGGCGAATTGGTGGTCGTAGGGAAAGTGGGAACCGGGTTCAGCTCGTCGGCCAGGCGACACCTCTATGAGCTGCTGCACACGATTGAGCGCCCGGATCCTGCCGTCGATCGCGGCTTCTACGAAGCGTCCGGTCTCCGTTGGGTGGAGCCTCTCTATGTCGGCGAGGTCGCGTATCGCGAATACACGCCGGGCGGTGGGCTTCGCCACGCTTCATGGAAGGGCCTGCGCGCCGCCGTCTCGCTCAGCGACGTGCAATTACCTGCCTAG